A window of Rhinolophus ferrumequinum isolate MPI-CBG mRhiFer1 chromosome X, mRhiFer1_v1.p, whole genome shotgun sequence contains these coding sequences:
- the RTL5 gene encoding retrotransposon Gag-like protein 5: MSEASGNLNSLRMANVALREELNALRGENANLGLQLGRALAEVNSLRGNVSSYIRWPVPAVPVLAEENLEFPLSDVDAVPEGELPFLCWPAPRPEPECASDEPLLSATQDRNAADGQVDPPPPPMPSQAPGPAPAPAALPPPAPRELPAQPASPQLQRPELEPFAGDPVYLPEFLMRLETFIADHEDHFPGGAERVAFLISFFTGDAKDWAVSVTQEGSPLRANLARFLDEIRKKFCGPIPPIVAKKAIRKLKQGDCTLGSYADAFQFLAQFLSWDDCRLQNQFLKGLSEFFRKELLWSTEMADLDELILECVEIERKVRVPKPMPLPGVRNSFFPFAADPNLDGHEEEGRHSEDEDAEVRRRRLYEKEQRRRVRAIQQEMREQEQEEKKKEEEMRRKEREEMKQKVEDDDDEDEIVVVDVLDDEEEEEEMRKREAEFRGPGPAQELEQEPEQEEETEDEAQDDDLDELMDVPPTFANASSQTSGYYHENFLDASPPIIQPSRRRNQNRVPLLEGLPGTNSPFYSSPPHIRRAGRLGQRHTRRRPPVLFRLTPRQGGHRASRGRIRV; the protein is encoded by the coding sequence ATGTCCGAGGCGTCGGGAAATCTCAACAGCCTCCGCATGGCGAACGTGGCCCTGCGAGAAGAATTAAATGCCCTTCGCGGGGAGAATGCCAATCTGGGCCTTCAGCTCGGAAGGGCCCTGGCTGAGGTGAATTCCTTGCGGGGCAATGTCTCGAGCTATATTCGCTGGCCGGTGCCCGCTGTGCCCGTCCTTGCCGAGGAGAACTTGGAGTTCCCGCTCAGCGACGTGGACGCCGTGCCCGAGGGCGAGCTGCCCTTCCTGTGCTGGCCGGCCCCACGCCCCGAGCCGGAGTGCGCCTCGGACGAGCCGTTGCTCAGCGCCACCCAGGACCGCAACGCCGCCGACGGCCAGGTCGACCCGCCCCCGCCCCCGATGCCCAGCCAGGCCCCgggcccggccccggccccggcggcgctgcccccgcccgccccccggGAGCTGCCCGCGCAGCCTGCTTCGCCGCAGCTGCAGCGGCCCGAGCTGGAGCCCTTTGCAGGCGACCCGGTGTACCTGCCTGAATTCCTGATGCGGCTAGAGACCTTCATAGCCGACCATGAGGACCACTTCCCCGGGGGCGCCGAGCGGGTGGCCTTTCTCATCTCCTTTTTCACTGGTGACGCCAAGGACTGGGCCGTCTCAGTCACCCAGGAAGGAAGCCCCCTGCGTGCCAACTTGGCGCGCTTCCTGGATGAGATCCGTAAGAAATTCTGTGGCCCCATCCCCCCCATTGTGGCGAAAAAGGCCATCCGCAAGCTCAAGCAGGGGGACTGTACCCTGGGCAGCTATGCAGACGCTTTCCAGTTCCTGGCCCAGTTCTTGTCTTGGGACGACTGCCGCCTCCAAAACCAGTTCCTCAAAGGGCTGTCCGAATTCTTCCGCAAGGAGCTCTTATGGTCGACTGAAATGGCCGACCTGGACGAGCTGATTCTCGAATGTGTGGAGATTGAAAGGAAAGTGCGAGTCCCCAAGCCAATGCCGCTCCCTGGGGTTCGCAATTCCTTCTTCCCATTCGCTGCAGACCCTAATCTCGATGGCCACGAAGAAGAGGGGCGCCACAGTGAGGATGAAGATGCAGAGGTGCGCAGGCGCAGGCTTTACGAAAAGGAGCAGCGGAGGCGGGTGCGAGCTATTCAGCAGGAGATgagggagcaggagcaggaggagaagaagaaggaggaagagatgaggaggaaggagagggaggagatgaaaCAGAAAGTGGAGGACGACGACGACGAGGACGAGATCGTGGTGGTAGACGTTCTGGacgatgaggaggaggaggaagagatgcGCAAGAGGGAGGCTGAATTCAGGGGCCCGGGACCGGCGCAGGAGCTGGAGCAGGAGCCCGAGCAGGAGGAAGAGACCGAGGACGAGGCCCAAGATGATGACCTAGATGAGCTCATGGACGTGCCACCAACCTTTGCCAACGCTTCATCCCAGACTTCTGGCTACTACCATGAAAATTTCCTAGACGCGTCACCTCCCATAATACAGCCCAGCCGACGGAGGAACCAGAACCGGGTCCCCCTGCTGGAGGGCCTCCCAGGTACCAATTCACCCTTCTACAGCTCCCCGCCGCATATTCGCCGTGCGGGCCGCTTGGGGCAACGTCACACTCGAAGACGGCCCCCCGTGCTATTCCGCCTCACTCCGAGACAGGGGGGCCACCGGGCTTCACGTGGCCGAATTCGCGTGTGA